GGAAGAGGAAAGCGACCACCAGGCAAGTCAGGGTGAAATAATAAAAATGGCTATCCTTATCCAGTCCGAGAAGATCTTCGGAGCCGAGCATCAGCACCGGCTTCAGGAAGAGAAAGATGCCGTCATCGCCGCCGAAGCGGGGTGACTCGAAGAAGAAATAGAAGAACATCTGCGCAAAGGCCAGGGTGATCATGATGAAATAAATGCCGGTTGTGCGGACGCTGATCCAACCGATCGCCAGGGCCGCCAGGGCCGCGGCCGCCAGGGAAAGGGGAAGCGCCTGCCATAGATGGATGACTTCGGCATTCTGGAATGCGATGCCCAGCGTGTAGGCACCAATCCCGTAAAAAGCGGCGTGACCGAAACTGACCAGACCGGTAAAGCCGATCAGCAGGTCAAGGCTCATCGCGAAGATGGCAAGAATAAGGATCCGGCTCACCAATCCAACATAGAAACCGGAAAGAAACAGGGGAACCAGCGCCAGGATCAGAAGCGCCAGCAGCAACGGCAGGTAACGTCTCATCGACAGCATCTCAGACCGCCCTTCCGAACAGCCCTTGAGGCCGCCACAACAGAATCACGGCCATCATCGCATAGACTGCCATACTGGCCATTTCAGGGAGCAGGACCTTGCCGAAAGTGCTCACCAGCCCGATCAGCATGGCGCCGACGAAGGCCCCCTTGATAGAGCCGGTGCCGCCGATGACCACCACCACGAAGGAGATGATCAGGATGTTTTCACCCATTCCCGGATAAACCGAGTCCACCGGCGCCGCCAGCATCCCGGCGAAGGCGGCCAGGGCCACACCCAGGCTGAAAACAATGGCGAACAGGCGATTGACGTCGATGCCGAGGGCCTGCACCATCTCCCGGTTGCTGGACCCTGCCCGGATCATCATCCCCAGGCGGGTCTTCTGGATCACCCAGTACATGGCAGCGGCAATAACGATGCAGGCCGCCGATATGAAGAGGCGATAGACGGGGTACACCTGGTTCTCGGTCAGGGGGATCGAACCGGCAAGTGCCGCCGGTATCGCCACTCCGTGAACATTGTTTCCCCAGAGGATCCGTTGCAGCTCGTTGAAGACGAGAATCAGGGCAAACGTCAGCAGAACCTGATAGAGATGGTCCCGCCGATACAGAAAGGAAATGGCGAAACGCTCCACGGCATACCCGAGGATCAGGGCCAGGGGGAGTCCCAGCAGGATGCCGAGCCAGAGACTGCCGGTCATGCCGGACAACCAGTAGGACAGGTAGGCCCCGATCATGTAGAAGGAGCCATGGGCCAGATTGATAATCCCCATGATCCCGAACAACAGGGTCAGGCCGCTGGCGACCAGGAACAGCAGAAAGCCGTATTGGATTCCGTTGAGGAGTTGAACCAGGTAAAAAGAAATTTCCATTATCTATCTCTTCAGGATTATTTTTATCCGCCCGACGCACCGGATGTGCGTCGGGCGGGATGGAACGGCTTTCATTCACGGTAAAAGCTTACATCGAGCACCCTTCGGCCGGATCAGACTGATCCTTTGCGGCGACCCGGATGACACGGTTCTCCCCTTTGACCACTTCCCGGAGGTAGATATCATGAATCGGGTTGTGTGACGGGGAGAAACGCAGCTTGCCGCGCGGACTGGCGATTTCGGCCTTCTCCATGGCCCGGATCATTTCGGCTCGGGCACCGGTATCCCCCTTGACCGCGTCCATTCCCCGGAGGATGAGTTCCCCGGCATCATAACCCTGGACGGCATAGACGTCGGCCTCCTGGCCGGTGGCCTTCTTGAAGGCGGCCCGGAACTTATGATTCTCTGGGATATCCAGGGTATCGGCGTAGTGCAGGACGGTGCGCACTCCTTCAGCGGCTGCGCCCTGGGCTTCCAGTACCCCTTCGGTGATGAAACCGGCCCCGTAGAGCTTGATGGAATCCTTCAGCCCGGCAGCAGCAAAGTCCTTGACGAACTTGGCAGCGCCGCCGCCGGCGTAGAAGGTGTAGATCGCATCCGGCTTGAGGGCGGCAAGCTCCGTCAGATAGGCCTGGAAGTCCACTTCCGGGAAGGGTGTCGCAATCTCCTTGACCAGGGTGCCGCCCCCCGCCAGGAAAGATTCCTTGAAGCCGGCGGCGACTTCCTTGCCGAAACCATAGTTCCAGTACACCAGGGCCACCCGTTTGTGGCCGTCTTCCAGCATCACCGGTCCGCCCGGGTAGCCCATCTGGTAACTGGAAAAGGAGGTGCGGAAGATGTTCGGGGCGCAGAGGGAACCGGTCAACTGGTCGGCGCCGGCATTGGTGACAACCGTAATGGGACCTTGATCGCCTCGGGCCATCTTGACCATGACCATGCCGACTCCGGAATGCACCGGTCCGATCAGGAAATCGACCTTGTCCCTCTTGATCAGCCGGTTGGTCAGCTCCGGCGCCTTGGCCGGATTCGCCTCGCTGTCGACATCGATGAACTCGATCTCCCGTCCTCCCAGTTTGTTGCCTGCCTCGGCAAGGCGCAGCTTGAGGGCATCACGGCAGAAGGTGCCGAGTTTGGCATAAGTGCCGGTATAGGGGAGCAGGAAACCGACTTTGACCTTAGCCTGAGCGCCGATGGCGAACCGCGGCGGCACGAAGAGCGATGCCGCAGCCAATCCCGCCGTAGCCGCCGTACCCTTAATCAAATCGCGTCTGGTGATCCCCTTTTTTTCCTCGTTGCTCATCTTGAATCCTCCACATGGCTATTGTTGTCGGTCGCTCAGCCTGACAGGATGTCAGGAAGGCTAACCGGCCGCTTAGCTTGCAATGCTTTTGTATTGAACATAGATGCAGCTGATCATGGAAGAGCGGCGGAATCCGCTGTAGCTATAGGACTTGAGATGCCTTATCCTCCGAACCCGAGGATGAGGATCCGGTCCGCAGCTTGAATCTCTGGATTTTGCCCGTGGCCGTCTTGGGCAATTCAGGGACGAACCGGAACCACCGCGGATATTTGTAGGGAGCCAGTCCTTTTTTACAAAAATCCAGCAGGTCCGCCTCGAGAGCTTCTCCGGCATCGGCCGGATTTTTAAGGACGATAAAGGCCTCGGGCTTAATAAGCCCGGCTCCGTCGGCATGCCCCACCACCGCCACTTCCAGGACCTGGGGATGCTCGATGAGCTTGGCCTCGATCTCGAAGGGCGAGCACCAGATCCCCCCGACCTTCAGCATGTCGTCATTGCGTCCGCAATAATGGTAGTATCCGGTCTCGTCCTGCACATAGGTATCGCCCGTGTCGAGCCAGCCATCGACCATGGTCCGGGCGCTCTTCTCCGGATTGTTCCAATAGCAGCGAGCGGTCGAGTCGCCCTTGATCCAGAGCCGGCCGCTCTCCCCCCGAGGCACTTCCTTTCCTTCGTCATCGGTAATGCGCAACTGGTAGCCAGGTACGGCTCTTCCGCTGGAGCCCGGCTTGATGTCGTTAAGCTGGTTGGAGATGAAGATATGCAGTGCCTCGGTGGAGCCGATGCCGTCGAGGATGACTAATCCGGTCTGCTTCCTCCAGCGATTAAAGATATCGGCAGGAAGGGCCTCACCGGCAGAGACGCAGAGTCGAATCGACGAGAGATCAGGCCGTTCTGTTTCCAATGCCTGCAACTGGGCTGAGTAGAGAGTCGGAACCCCGAAATACAGGGTGGGCTTGAACCGTTCTATGGTCTTGAAAGTCGATTGCGGCGTGGGCCGGGAATCATCAAGAACCGTACTGGCGCCGACCCAGAGGGAGAAGGTCATGCCGTTGCCCAAACCGTAAGCGAAAAAGAGCTTAGCCGCGGAAAAGCAGATATCGTCTTCGCGGATTCCAAGCGTCTCGACCCCATAGAAATGGCTGGTCACCACCATATCGCGGTGACGGTGCACTGCACCCTTCGGACTTCCTGTCGACCCTGAGGAGTAGAGCCAGAAGCCGTCATCTTCGGCCGTGGTCGGCGCCGGTTCCAGATCGGTGGCGGCATTACGGAGCAAACCCTGCAGACTTTCACTGCCTTCAGTCAAAAGACAGTGCGGCTTGACTGCAACCTGTGACAGAGCGCCATCGATCTCTCCGGCGAATTCAGGCGAGTAGATGACCGCAGTACAACCGGAATCGGCAATGATGTAGGCATAATCCTTGGCGCGCAGCAGAGTATTGACAGGGACCGGAATCAGACCGGCCTTGATGGCACCCCAGAAGACATAAAAGAATTCGGGGCAGTCTTTTATAATCATGATGACGCGCTCGCCTCGGCCGATCCCCAGAGCAAGAAGAGCATTACCGCAGCGATTGACGTTTTCAGCCAATTCTCGGTAAGTAACTTCCTCTCCATGATTGGTCCTGATCGCGACTTTGTCAGCTCGCCCTTCTCGCAGGTGGCGGTCGACAAAAGGAACAGCAACATTGAAGACCGGGGCAAAGTTCAACCCGGATTTATCCCCGGCATTTACTTCCACAGTGTGATTTTGCATAGCGTTCTCCTGATTCGCGGCTTTCCGATGGCACATTGGCCCCCGCCGCCGCAGAGTCTTTCCGAGCACATCGGAAGTCTATAAAATATTGTTCTAAAAAGTTTAGCACAGTGTCCTGCAAAATCACCACCCAGAATTTCTGACCTATTTAAATATATTTCACAACTATTCGATTTCATTATATAAAAAAATTGGAATAAGAGTACCACCTTACTTTATACAGGTGTTATCAATGCCTCATTGTGCAAAATATTGAACGACCGTGTAAAAAACTGACGTTGAGCTTATGGAAAACCCTTTCGTTCGAAGAGCAATCCGCGATGAGGCAGATGTACCCCATTAAATATACCATCTGAAATTGGAAGTTCAGTGGTTTAGCCTCCGGGTTGCAGGTTCGGGTCCGCTTCGACGCCTAATTGCCTCACCCTGCACGCCGATGAAAGTCCCCTGAAGTTCCCCTTGACAATTACCAGGTTCTTTTGTAAATTTCGCATAGCAGACAAAGGATATTTTACCATTCGGGCCATTTAAAAAACATCATCTGGGATAAAAACACGTAAAGTGTCCCGGCTTCACCAAGGAGCAGACAATGAAACTTCTCTGCTTTCTGAAAAGCAGCAGATCCGATTCACGGCCCATCATTCTCCATGAGAGTGACAGTCTCGATGACCTGAAATCCATAGCCATGGAGTATGCGAGCACCAACCCGAGTTTCCGGGCCAACTGGGAACCCAATGGTGGTCGTGATCGCCAGGAACTGAAAGTCGAATTCGACTATCGTCTGGAAATTCAGGCGTGAGTCTTCAAGCAACAGAAGGTGGAAGGGTGGCTACGGCTTAACGGAACCGTAGCACACCTCTCCTCCAACCCCTCCTTCCTCACTGCTGCTTCAGCTCCAAGAGTTACCCCTTTCAGATCTCCACCCCTCGGGGACGCGAGCCTCTGCCTTTAAAATTCTCCGATCCGCTTTTCAAGAAGAATGCCTGGCTCCGCAAAGGGAAGCCAAAGGAAAAGCCTTGTATTTTGGCCACTCTTGTGGTAAGCCGGTACGATGTTTTTTCAAAAGGCCACCCGGGAACAACTGACGTAATGTGCGCCCAGAGCACCGCAGAGGCAGAATTGTTTGATGGGATATCGAAATGACTGATCAGATCTTCATCCGGAATGCCGTCCCGGCCGACCTCGATGCCGTGATTTCATTAGATGAGACGACGACCCAGGAAGAAAAGCCGGCTTATTGGCGCGAAATCTTCGATCGGTACGTTGGAGGGGGAAGAGACGATCGCTTTTTCCTCGTTGCAGAAACTCACGCCTTGCCTGTCGGTTTCATCATCGGGGAGGTCCGGGCCTGGGAATTTGGTTCGCCTCCGTGTGGCTGGGTTTTTGCGCTCACCGTCTCGGACCAAGCACGCGAGATGGGAATCGGCCAGAAAATGTTCGAGGAAATATGTAAACGATTGAAGCAGGTTGGCATCACGACAGTGCGTACCATGGTGGATCGCGACAATAAACTGACCCTGTCGTTCTTTCGCAGCCAGGGATTGCGCACGGGTCGATATGTCGAACTCGAAAAAGAGATTTAAAGGTTTCAGGAGTCTCAGCTAACCTTTTTGCAATAGATCGATATTGCGAACTTACCTCAGAGTGGACCCTGCAATGAAGCTTAACAAGGCAAGCCTGTATGCCCTATTTGCCGTACTCGAACTGGCCAGCGACCGCGAACGCCAGCTCTCGACCACTGACATCGCCGATAAATACAAGATCTCAACCCATCATCTGGCGAAAGTGCTGCGTACCCTGGTACGCTCGGGAATGGTTCAGGCAGTGCGCGGCGCCGGGGGCGGGTATAAGTTCGCCGGAACCGTAAATCGAACGACATTGCTGGACGTCATTCAAATATTCGAGACCCTCGAATCGGAACTTGATGTGCCGGACCAGGGGAGCCAGGCAAGCGCACCCGTCGTGGAGGAACTTAAAAGCATTACCGCCGAGATCGACGACCTCACCAAGGCGGTCCTCGATACGATCACCCTGGAGACAGCTATCAACAACACCCGTCAGCGCGCCAGGGAAAAGCAGCAACCTTGATGGCGCCGCCAAGCCACCCCCTTCTCTCGGCCGTAAATTCAAAGGCGCAGTAATCGGGCGGCATTCCCGCCGAAAACATTCTCCAATCCCTCCGCAGACAGACCCAGATCAGAGATCACCTCCATATTGCGTCGAATCGAGACCATGCCAGGCCAGTCGCTGCCGAAGATCACCTTGTCCGTGTTCCTGGACAATTCGGGGAAATAGGTCAGCAGCCTGGAGGGCGGCAGCCCCGAAAGTTCCATGTAGAGATTGGGATGGTGTCTGGAGAGGAAAAAGGCCCGTTCGTACCAGAACCCCCTCCCCGAGTGAGCCATAACCAGGTTAAGGCGGGGAAAATCGACGGCCACGTCATCGAGGTACAGGGGATCGCCGAATTTTAGCCGGGCCCCCTTGAAAACAGACGATCCGGTGTGGACCAGGATGGGGATCCCCAAATCCTGAGCCGCCTGATACAGAGGATAAATCCTTGGATCGTTCGGATAATATTGCTGATAGGTAGGATAAAGCTTCACCCCCCTGAAACCTTCATCTTCGACCTTCCGCCGCAGCTCCTCCCCCAGGTCGGTGAAGAGATGGGGGTTGAGGTCGCAAAAGGGGATCAGCCTTCTCTTTCCCCTGCAGAAATCGCGCACCTGTTCGTTGGTGCATACGCCCGTAGTCACCGGACAGAGATCTGCCAGAACGCAGGCATAATCAATCCCTTCCTGCTCCAGAAGTTCTTCGAAAGCCCCAGGGTCGCTGTACTGTGCGATAAAGTCCTCATAGTGGACCGGGCGAGTCAGCTTCATCCACTCGGTGACCCATGGACGATGCTGGGTATACATAGCCAGGTGAACGTGGAAATCAATCCTCAGCTTGCGGGGCGTCTGCCCTTCAGTTCCAGTCATACGGATTCAACCTCCAGCTCTTGCAGTTATGAGAAGGAAGGCGCTCGGCCCTTGCGGCTCGCCGGGCACGAGTTCCCCGCGCCCGATTCTGGTCAGGCCTCCTCTTCGTAAAGACCTACCACAATACCGCTTTAATCATCAATGAGAATTTTATCCGTCGTCCCGGAGTATTCTCCAGCGAGACCTCAGTGCTCCGCCGGCACAGCGACGTACCGGCAGGACGAAATGCAAAACGATCTCCCCTTGCCGGATCTTTATTTGGGGACTTGACGTGCTTGAGGTCTCATGATATCTTGCATACAAGATTAAAAGAAGAGGCATCCTCCCGCGCCAATCGGTCCAGCCGAAACCCATGCAAAGCCACTTTAAAAGTGGCCTCAGGGAAGAAGAAGGGTTTCGATTGGAACATCCGGCACGTGCTCTACTGTCTTGCATACTAGATAGTTTTGACATTGAGGGCAAGAGAGCAAAGGGAGTTCAATCCGAAAACGGGACAGAGAACGCCGTCAACAATCAGCAGGAGAGGTGATCATGGGCATCAGGGAAAAGGTTGAACAACTCGCGGCGCGGATGCACGAGCGCCCCCAATATCCGACCCAGGGGGCGGTACTGTTCGTTGACCTGGAACGGAGGGAATGTTTTTCCAAGTACCTTGGCAAGGAGGTTTTCCGCACCTTTCTCACCAACCGAGGCGGAAACATGTACCTCCTCTACAACCTGCTGCTGGATGGAGTGGCTCCGCTCGATCCGCAGGTTCCTCTTATTTTCGGCAGCGGCGCACTGACCGGAGCCGTTCCGACGGGGACGCGCGGCAACGTCAGCAGCATTTCCCCCGAGAGCTACGCCCTTCTCGACAGCAACTGCGGCGACGCCTTTCCCACTTTTCTCAAACAACACGGCTTCGACCACCTCGTCCTCTACGGCAAGCAGAGCGACTGGAGCCTCCTGCAGATTGCGGACGGCGGGGTCACCTTTCATGACGCCACGTCCTATCTCGGCATGGACAACATAGACTTCACCGAGGCGGTACAGAAAGACTTCTCCTGCACCGAGCGTAAGGACATGGCCATGGCCCGCATCACCAGTGCAGGCGAAAACCTGGTTCTCTGCTCCGGAATCATGGGAGGAATCAAGGCGATCTATGCCCGGGGAGGGGCCGGAGCCAAAATGGGATCGCTCAAACTCAAGGCGANNNNNNNNNNGAATCATGGGAGGAATCAAGGCGATCTATGCCCGGGGAGGGGCCGGAGCCAAAATGGGATCGCTCAAACTCAAGGCGATCATGATCCGCGGACGCGGCGAACAGCCCGTTCTTTCAGCGGCGTTCAAGGAGAACAACCGTGAACTCGCGAAAAAGATCCTCTCGACCAGCGTGATCAAGAATGCGCTGAAAACCGTCGGCACACCGTTTCTCTATAAGCCCAGCCGCATTCTCGGTGCGATGGGGACCAAGAACAACCAGGAGACCAGTTGGTATGAGTCGCTGGATGCCGACAACTTCGATGCCTACCGCACCGGAATGGATGGCTGCTACAAATGTCCGGTCCGCTGCCGAGCCCTCAACGACATGACCCCCGAGGGGAAGGGTGGCTGGGGAGCCCGTGCCCTGAAGGGTCTTACCGGCAACGCCAGCTACGATCAGCAGCAGGCCCAGGTCGAACATTCGCGGGAGAAGGTCTACAGGGGGATCCGTGGCGACGGCAAATTCGACCGCCACGACAAGGGGGACGGTCCCGAATATGTCACCCTGCAGAAGATGGGCCCCATGATCGGCATCAAGGAGCCCGAGCAGGTCCTGCGCCTGAACAACATCCTCAACGATCTCGGGCTCGATTCGGCCAGTACAGGCAGCGCTATTTCCTGGGCAATGGAACTCTATCAGCAGGGACTCATCACGGCTGAGGATACCGGCGGTCTCGATCTGAGCTGGGGCAACTACGAGGTGATTGAAAAGCTTCTTTTCATGACCGCACGCCGGGAAGGCTTCGGCGATGTCATCGCCGATTCCAGCCGGGCGGTGGAGACGGGCAAATACCCGGATGAGGGACTCAAATACCGGATGGCCGTAAAGGGGCTCTTCCAGTCCGACCCCCATGATGCGCGGATTCTCAAGGGTTTCGCCCTCGGTTTGGCCGTCGCGACCCGCGGCATGGACCACCTGCGCAACCGCCCGACCCTTGAGATCAACGCCAAGATCAACGACAACCGCGAACTCAAGACCTCCCTCTACGGCGGGCATGTGGCCCCTGAGCCCAACAGCTACGAGGGGAAGGAATACGCCGTCCGCCGGTGCGAGAACACCTATGCCGTCGGCGACGCAGTCGGCATGTGCCGTTTTTCCACCAAGCTGTTCAACTCCCCCTCCACTGCCGGCTATGAGGACTTCGCCCGGCAGTTGAAGGAACTGACCGGAGAGGAATTCACTCCCGACCAGCTCGACGAGGTCGGCCGCAAGATTACCGGCCTGGAACGACTCATCAATGGCCGCCTGGGATTGACCGAGAAGGACGACACTCTCCCCGACCGTTGGTTTGACGAGGAAACCAAGGTCGGTCCCTTTACCGGTGAGAAAATCGACCGGGCCGAGTTCGAGAAACTCAAGTCCCGCTTTTATGCCGTCACGGGTCTGAACAGTGTGGGCGTCCCATCCCTCGAGTGGCACGGAAGTCTCGCCGAGGTAACCACCGGCTTCGCCGTCAAGGTCAAGCTCCCCCATGGCCTCTCCGGAGCGCCGGAAGGAGCGGTCATCGTCGACCAGCCCGTGTCCAACATCTCCGAACTCAGAGCCGCGGTGGGCAGGCGACTCCCCCATGCGGCCGATCAACTCGAGGACAGTTGTCTGAACATTCTGGTCAACGGCAAGATGGTTCTTTCAAACGAAGAGGCCTTTCCCATCCGGAGCCGAGACAAGGTCACCTTCCTGCCTATGCTCGGCGGGGGCTGATCCCGCGGCGCAGACGAGCAAAACCGCCCCGGAGACACCTCCGGGGCGGTTTTGCTTTGAGCTTTTTCGCCCCTGAGAGCCTGCTGCGTCTTACTTGTTCTCCAATTCGCTTTTCACGAAATTCAGCGCCCCTCCCGCGATCAGATGCCGGCGCTGACGGTCGGATACGTCCAGGATGGTGATCACCTCCCGGGCGTCGACCGCTACCGGGATCTCCCGGTCGCCGTTTTCCAGATGTCTTCTGACCTCGGGGAAGACCACCTTCTTTCCTTTTTCGAACAGGTCGTAGTCCCCGGGGTTTTTGAAAACCAGGGGAAGGATGCCGAAATTGCATAGATTCGCCTTGTGGATCCGGGCGAAGCTCTTGACGATCTTGGCCCGCACGCCTAGATAGCGGGGCGCGAGGGCGGCATGCTCGCGGCTCGAACCCTGCCCGTAGTTCTCTCCGCCGACGATGATCACATTCCCCTTCTCCCTGCAGCTTTTGTGAAAATCCTCGTCGATCTGGTAGTAGACGAATTCGCTGATCGCCTCGATATTGGAGCGCAGAGGCAGCACTCGGTTGCCGGCAGGCATGATGGTGTCGGTGGAGATGTTGTCCTCCACCTTCAGCACGACTTCTCCTTCCAGGGTATCGGGGAGCGCTTCGAAATCGGGGAGTTTTTTGATATTCGGGCCGCGCACCACTTCGGTTTTTCGCAGGTCCTCGGAAGGAAAGATGATCGACGATTCGTCGACCAGGTACTTTGTGGGATCATGGATGCGCGGATACTCCATCTCCTGGCCGAGGTCGCGCGGGTCCGTGATCAGCCCCTTGAGGGCGGCGGCGACGGCGGTCTCGGGCGAGCAGAGATAGACCCGGTCGTCTTTGGTCCCGCTGCGGCCGGGGAAATTGCGGGGGAAGGTGCGCAGGCTCACCTGCCCGGTGCCGGGGGCTTGTCCCATGCCGATGCACCCCAGGCACCCCGACTGGTGGATGCGGGCTCCGGCCAGCAGAAGGGCCATGACGCCCCCCTGGTCAGCTATGTTCTCCAGAACCTGGCGGCTCCCGGGGTTGATGTGAAAGGAGGTGTCGGGGTGGGAGTGGCGTCCCTCGGCGACCTTCGCTACCACCATCAGGTCTCGGAATGAGGAGTTCACGCTGGAGCCGACGATGGTCTGGTCGACTTTGATCCCGGCCACCTCCGCTACCCGTTTGACGTTCCCCGGTGAGGTAGGGCAGGCGATCAGCGGCTCGACAGTGGAAAGATCTATTTCATCGACTTCGTCGTATTCGGCCCCTTCGTCGGCCGCCAGCTCCCGCCAGGCGTCGCCGCGCCCCTGGGCCTCCAGGTACTCGCGGGTGCGCTCGTCGGAGGGGAAGATGGTGGTGGTCGCTCCCAGTTCGGTTCCCATGTTGCCGATCGTTTCGCGGTCGGTAGCCGAGAGAGTCTTCACTCCAGGTCCGTAATACTCCACGATCTTGCCGACGCACCCCTTGACGTCGTAGCGGCGCAGCATCTCCAGGATCACGTCCTTGGCGCTGACCCAATCGGGAAGCTCCCCGGTGAGCCTCACCCCGAGCACCTTGGGGCAGGGAAAATTGTACGGGTGACCGGCCATGGCCATGGCCACATCGAGTCCGCCGGCGCCGATGGCGAGCATCGAGACTCCTGCCGCGCCGGGAGTATGACTGTCGGCGCCGATCATGGTCAGCCCGGGCCGCCCGAACCGCTCCATGTGCACCTGGTGGGAGACCCCGTTCCCCGGCCGGCTGAAATGAATGCCGTAGCGGGCGCAGGCGGTCTGAAGATATTTGTGGTCGTCGGCGTTCTTGTTGTCGGTCTGGAGCAGATTGTGATCGACATACTGGGCGGCCAGGCCGACCTTGACCCCTTCCAGCCCCAAGGCCTCGAACTCCAGCATGGCCATGGTTCCCGTGGCGTCCTGAAGCAGAGTATGGTCGATACGGATGGCGATCTCCTGGCCGGGAACGAGGCGCCCTTCGAGCAGGTGTTCCTCCAGGATTTTGTGAGTCAGGTTTCTGGCCATATCTTTTCCTCCCGTGCTTTCAGATATTTATATCAGTCTAGCAGAAACCTCCGCACACTTCATCAGGGGCTTTCGGGGCGACCCCNNNNNNNNNNCCTCCCGTGCTTTCAGATATTTATATCAGTCTAGCAGAAACCTCCGCACACTTCATCAGGGGCTTTCGGGGCGACCCCTCAAGGGTGTCGCGCTTGCATTCGCCGGGCTCATCTGGTAATGATAAGGGCTCATTTTTCTACGGGAGTCCGCAATGATCGAGAGTCTTGAAAACCTTTTTTCCGGCGCTTTCATGGGCATTGGCCTGGGACGGTTCGCCGCCGCCTTTCTCGTCCTGGTCATCGCCCTGGTTCTCAAGAAGATCCTGGCGCACCTCTTCACCCGGGTTGTTTTTCCCTTGGCCGCCAAGACGGAAACCGGATACGACGATCAGCTCCTGACTGCCATCCGGAAGCCTGCCGAGTTTCTGATCGTCATCGTCGGCCTGTTCGTTGCCCAGCAGGTCCTCCAGCTCCCCACCGAACCTGTCGACCTGCGCCGGTTCTCGTCCGCGATGCTCAAGGTTCTGGTCACCTTCGACGTGGCCTGGGCTCTCTTCAACATGGTCAGCCTGGTCGAAACCTGGCTGGGGAAATGGGTCAGCCGCACCGAATCGACCCTGGACGACCACCTCCTCCCTTTTGTCCGCAAGAGCCTGCGCGC
The Desulfuromonas sp. TF DNA segment above includes these coding regions:
- a CDS encoding aldehyde ferredoxin oxidoreductase C-terminal domain-containing protein, whose amino-acid sequence is IMGGIKAIYARGGAGAKMGSLKLKAIMIRGRGEQPVLSAAFKENNRELAKKILSTSVIKNALKTVGTPFLYKPSRILGAMGTKNNQETSWYESLDADNFDAYRTGMDGCYKCPVRCRALNDMTPEGKGGWGARALKGLTGNASYDQQQAQVEHSREKVYRGIRGDGKFDRHDKGDGPEYVTLQKMGPMIGIKEPEQVLRLNNILNDLGLDSASTGSAISWAMELYQQGLITAEDTGGLDLSWGNYEVIEKLLFMTARREGFGDVIADSSRAVETGKYPDEGLKYRMAVKGLFQSDPHDARILKGFALGLAVATRGMDHLRNRPTLEINAKINDNRELKTSLYGGHVAPEPNSYEGKEYAVRRCENTYAVGDAVGMCRFSTKLFNSPSTAGYEDFARQLKELTGEEFTPDQLDEVGRKITGLERLINGRLGLTEKDDTLPDRWFDEETKVGPFTGEKIDRAEFEKLKSRFYAVTGLNSVGVPSLEWHGSLAEVTTGFAVKVKLPHGLSGAPEGAVIVDQPVSNISELRAAVGRRLPHAADQLEDSCLNILVNGKMVLSNEEAFPIRSRDKVTFLPMLGGG
- a CDS encoding aconitate hydratase → MARNLTHKILEEHLLEGRLVPGQEIAIRIDHTLLQDATGTMAMLEFEALGLEGVKVGLAAQYVDHNLLQTDNKNADDHKYLQTACARYGIHFSRPGNGVSHQVHMERFGRPGLTMIGADSHTPGAAGVSMLAIGAGGLDVAMAMAGHPYNFPCPKVLGVRLTGELPDWVSAKDVILEMLRRYDVKGCVGKIVEYYGPGVKTLSATDRETIGNMGTELGATTTIFPSDERTREYLEAQGRGDAWRELAADEGAEYDEVDEIDLSTVEPLIACPTSPGNVKRVAEVAGIKVDQTIVGSSVNSSFRDLMVVAKVAEGRHSHPDTSFHINPGSRQVLENIADQGGVMALLLAGARIHQSGCLGCIGMGQAPGTGQVSLRTFPRNFPGRSGTKDDRVYLCSPETAVAAALKGLITDPRDLGQEMEYPRIHDPTKYLVDESSIIFPSEDLRKTEVVRGPNIKKLPDFEALPDTLEGEVVLKVEDNISTDTIMPAGNRVLPLRSNIEAISEFVYYQIDEDFHKSCREKGNVIIVGGENYGQGSSREHAALAPRYLGVRAKIVKSFARIHKANLCNFGILPLVFKNPGDYDLFEKGKKVVFPEVRRHLENGDREIPVAVDAREVITILDVSDRQRRHLIAGGALNFVKSELENK